One Streptomyces sp. NBC_00102 DNA segment encodes these proteins:
- a CDS encoding GbsR/MarR family transcriptional regulator: protein MGEGTGGTGARGDQARDGEAEAVSRFVERFAADMTEAGMQRMASRVFAALLADDDATMTSAELATGLRISPAAVSGAIGYLTQVGMVGREREPGSRRDRYRLHHEIWYTTFAGRDRVMTRWEQTLRDGARSFGEDTPAGARLAETAEFFEFVQDELVTMMERWKARQEANREADREADREAGGEPRR from the coding sequence ATGGGCGAGGGTACGGGCGGTACGGGCGCGCGGGGCGATCAGGCCCGGGACGGGGAGGCTGAGGCCGTCTCGCGGTTCGTCGAACGCTTCGCGGCCGACATGACGGAGGCGGGCATGCAGCGCATGGCCTCGCGGGTCTTCGCCGCGCTCCTCGCCGACGACGACGCCACCATGACCTCGGCCGAACTCGCCACCGGGCTCCGGATCAGCCCGGCCGCCGTCTCCGGCGCGATCGGCTATCTCACCCAGGTCGGCATGGTCGGCAGGGAACGCGAACCGGGCTCCCGCCGCGACCGCTACCGGCTCCACCACGAGATCTGGTACACCACCTTCGCCGGACGCGACCGGGTCATGACCCGCTGGGAGCAGACCCTCCGCGACGGGGCCCGCTCTTTCGGCGAGGACACCCCGGCGGGCGCGCGGCTCGCGGAGACGGCGGAGTTCTTCGAGTTCGTCCAGGACGAGCTGGTCACGATGATGGAGCGCTGGAAGGCCCGGCAGGAGGCCAATCGGGAGGCCGATCGGGAGGCCGATCGGGAGGCCGGAGGGGAGCCCCGCCGGTGA
- a CDS encoding PstS family phosphate ABC transporter substrate-binding protein produces MSWFTPENVVAVGTAAIGVLVSVGVLWYERRIPAPRRIGYRVQMDTPIGSGVNVRLGLFDETPDMSDATLVLLRIENDGSQSISRDDYTGIDRHGLTVEFTDRTVRGIAVTQPVEAGHLMEHFTPAAGMRQEGGLIRLPRVPLNRHQHFKLLVLLTGGEVGSPIKVVGGIRDGDVRVNSAARPDEKPPVFSRAARFITVALTVGVVTLSSIILALDRTPPPVECARGTLRVAGSTAFQPAVTEMAKLYTRACEGSSISVDMHGSDAGIRLLAERGAAPATVVFSDDPKPDGYPELSENSRVAVVLFSLVVNDKVRVRDLSLDDVRRIYRGEIRNWNHFPGNPDLEIRLVSRDANSGTRVALQQRVLGGNEPVPTSSRDCLTRDDPKVPVTRCELSSTDEVLRTVKTVDGAIGYSELRTGTPAPKGLHRITIDGKEPSPEKITTSGYPYWVVEYAYTYEKPAADSLAARFLDYVNSNDQQALRNHGHVPCSAPQAYPLCGDGP; encoded by the coding sequence CGCATCGGGTACCGGGTCCAGATGGACACCCCGATCGGCAGCGGCGTCAACGTCCGGCTGGGGCTCTTCGACGAGACCCCCGACATGTCGGACGCCACCCTCGTCCTGCTGCGCATCGAGAACGACGGCTCGCAGTCCATCTCCCGCGACGACTACACCGGCATCGACCGGCACGGTCTGACCGTGGAGTTCACCGACCGGACGGTGCGCGGGATAGCCGTCACCCAGCCCGTCGAGGCCGGCCACCTGATGGAGCACTTCACCCCTGCCGCCGGGATGCGGCAGGAGGGCGGGCTCATACGGCTCCCGCGCGTGCCCCTCAATCGCCACCAGCACTTCAAACTCCTGGTACTGCTCACCGGTGGCGAAGTGGGCAGCCCGATCAAGGTAGTCGGCGGCATCCGGGACGGGGACGTACGGGTCAACAGCGCGGCCCGCCCGGACGAGAAACCGCCGGTCTTCAGCCGGGCCGCCCGGTTCATCACCGTCGCTCTGACCGTCGGAGTCGTCACGCTCTCCTCGATCATCCTGGCGCTCGACCGCACCCCGCCGCCGGTCGAATGCGCCCGGGGCACCCTGCGGGTGGCGGGATCCACCGCCTTCCAGCCGGCCGTGACCGAGATGGCGAAACTGTACACGCGGGCCTGCGAGGGCTCCTCGATCAGCGTGGACATGCACGGCAGTGACGCCGGAATCCGGCTCCTGGCCGAACGCGGCGCCGCCCCCGCCACGGTCGTCTTCTCCGACGACCCGAAGCCGGACGGCTACCCGGAGCTGAGCGAGAACAGCAGGGTCGCCGTGGTGCTGTTCTCGCTCGTCGTCAACGACAAGGTGCGCGTGCGGGACCTGTCGCTGGACGACGTGAGGCGGATCTACCGGGGCGAGATCCGGAACTGGAACCACTTCCCCGGCAACCCCGACCTGGAGATCCGGCTCGTGAGCCGGGACGCGAACTCGGGCACCCGGGTGGCCCTCCAGCAGCGGGTGCTGGGCGGCAACGAACCCGTCCCCACGTCGTCCCGCGACTGCCTCACCCGCGACGACCCGAAGGTGCCGGTCACCCGCTGCGAACTCAGCAGCACCGACGAGGTGCTGCGCACCGTCAAAACCGTGGACGGAGCGATCGGCTACAGCGAACTGCGCACCGGCACTCCCGCGCCGAAGGGCCTGCACCGCATCACCATCGACGGCAAGGAGCCGTCTCCCGAGAAGATCACCACCAGCGGCTATCCGTACTGGGTCGTCGAGTACGCGTACACCTACGAGAAGCCGGCCGCCGACTCGCTCGCCGCCCGCTTCCTCGACTACGTGAACAGCAACGACCAGCAGGCCCTGCGCAACCACGGCCACGTGCCCTGCTCGGCCCCGCAGGCGTACCCGCTGTGCGGCGACGGCCCCTGA
- a CDS encoding cytochrome P450: MHVSFDPWSPAFVADPYPAYTALRAAGRVHYFEPTRQWLIPHYADVSGLLRDRRLGRTYLHRFTHEEFGLTAPPAAHEPFTTLNGQGLLDLEAPDHTRIRRLVSKAFTPRTVERLAPTVRRLAAELVDTFVAEGGGDLLTAVAEPLPVAVIAEMLGVPESDRALLRPWSAAICGMFELNPSEETARAAVSASTEFSAYLRELIAVRREKPGDDLISGLIAAHDEDERLTEQEMISTCVLLLNAGHEATVNTTVNGWRTLFHHPEQLAALRADHGLLSTAVEELLRYDSPLQMFERWVLDDIEIGGTVVPRGSEVALLFGSANRDPERFADPDTLDLSRPDNPHITFGAGIHYCLGAPLARIELAASFGELLRKAPRMRLAEEPEWHPGYVIRGLKELRVEV; this comes from the coding sequence ATGCACGTGTCCTTCGACCCCTGGTCACCCGCGTTCGTCGCCGATCCGTACCCCGCCTACACCGCGCTGCGCGCCGCCGGCCGGGTCCACTATTTCGAGCCGACCCGGCAGTGGCTGATCCCGCACTACGCCGACGTGTCGGGGCTGCTCCGCGACCGGCGGCTCGGCCGGACGTATCTGCACCGCTTCACCCACGAGGAGTTCGGCCTCACCGCGCCGCCCGCCGCGCACGAGCCGTTCACCACCCTCAACGGGCAGGGGCTGCTCGACCTGGAGGCGCCCGACCACACCCGCATCCGGCGCCTCGTCTCCAAGGCGTTCACGCCGCGTACGGTCGAGCGGCTCGCGCCCACCGTGCGGCGCCTGGCGGCCGAGCTGGTCGACACGTTCGTGGCCGAGGGCGGCGGCGACCTGCTCACGGCGGTCGCCGAACCACTGCCGGTCGCCGTGATCGCCGAGATGCTGGGCGTCCCGGAGTCCGACCGGGCACTGCTGCGCCCCTGGTCGGCCGCGATCTGCGGGATGTTCGAGCTGAACCCTTCGGAGGAGACCGCGCGGGCGGCGGTTTCGGCGTCCACCGAGTTCTCCGCGTACCTGCGCGAACTCATCGCCGTGCGGCGGGAGAAGCCGGGCGACGACCTGATCTCGGGGCTCATCGCCGCCCACGACGAGGACGAGCGGCTCACCGAGCAGGAGATGATCTCCACCTGCGTGCTGCTGCTCAACGCGGGCCACGAGGCGACCGTCAACACCACCGTGAACGGCTGGCGCACCCTCTTCCACCACCCCGAGCAACTCGCCGCGCTCCGCGCCGACCACGGTCTGCTGTCCACAGCTGTGGAAGAACTCCTGCGGTACGACTCCCCGTTGCAGATGTTCGAGCGCTGGGTGCTGGACGACATCGAGATCGGCGGCACCGTCGTCCCGCGCGGCTCAGAGGTGGCGCTGCTCTTCGGCTCCGCCAACCGCGACCCGGAACGCTTCGCGGACCCGGACACCCTCGACCTCTCCCGCCCGGACAACCCGCACATCACCTTCGGTGCGGGCATCCACTACTGCCTCGGCGCCCCGCTGGCCCGTATCGAACTCGCCGCTTCCTTCGGTGAGTTGTTGCGCAAGGCGCCCCGGATGCGGCTGGCCGAGGAGCCCGAGTGGCACCCGGGGTACGTCATCCGGGGGCTGAAGGAGCTCCGAGTGGAGGTGTGA
- a CDS encoding ABC transporter ATP-binding protein: MTTAISVSGLHKSFGRTPALDGLELSVDHGEVHGFLGPNGAGKSTAIRVLLGLLRADSGTARLLGRDPWQDAVALHRRLAYVPGDVTLWRNLTGGEVIDLYGRLRGGLDRTRRDALVRRFELDPAKKGRTYSKGNRQKVALVAAFASDAELLILDEPTSGLDPLMESVFRDCVTEARDRGCTVLLSSHLLSEVEALCDRVSIIRRGRTVETGSPAGMRHLTRTGITAELVSVPHGLASLPGVHGYEARGARISCQVDTDKLDAVLAALAAAGVRALNCAPPTLEELFLRHYAADGGDADGEPADGETALSGTQNRDEDGAAAR, translated from the coding sequence ATGACGACGGCCATCTCCGTGTCCGGACTGCACAAGTCGTTCGGCCGGACCCCCGCACTGGACGGTCTCGAACTCTCCGTGGACCACGGGGAGGTGCACGGCTTCCTCGGCCCCAACGGCGCCGGGAAGTCCACCGCCATCCGCGTCCTGCTCGGCCTGCTGCGCGCCGACTCGGGCACCGCACGACTGCTCGGCCGGGACCCCTGGCAGGACGCGGTCGCCCTGCACCGCCGCCTCGCGTACGTCCCCGGCGACGTCACCCTCTGGCGGAACCTCACCGGTGGCGAGGTCATCGACCTCTACGGACGGCTGCGCGGCGGACTCGACCGGACCCGGCGCGACGCGCTGGTCCGCCGCTTCGAGCTGGACCCGGCGAAGAAGGGGCGCACGTACTCCAAGGGCAACCGCCAGAAGGTCGCCCTGGTGGCCGCGTTCGCCTCCGACGCCGAATTGCTGATCCTGGACGAACCCACCAGCGGGCTCGACCCGTTGATGGAGTCGGTCTTCCGCGACTGCGTCACCGAGGCGCGCGACCGGGGGTGCACGGTCCTGCTCTCCAGCCACCTCCTCAGCGAGGTCGAGGCCCTCTGCGACCGGGTGAGCATCATCCGCCGGGGCCGCACGGTGGAAACCGGATCGCCGGCCGGAATGCGGCATCTGACACGTACCGGCATCACCGCCGAACTCGTCTCCGTACCGCACGGGCTGGCCTCACTCCCCGGCGTGCACGGGTACGAGGCGCGGGGTGCCCGGATCAGCTGCCAGGTGGACACCGACAAGCTCGACGCCGTACTCGCCGCACTGGCGGCCGCCGGGGTACGCGCCCTGAACTGCGCCCCGCCGACGCTGGAGGAACTCTTCCTGCGCCATTACGCGGCGGACGGCGGAGATGCGGACGGAGAGCCGGCGGACGGCGAAACAGCACTCAGCGGTACACAGAACCGCGACGAGGACGGGGCGGCGGCGCGATGA
- a CDS encoding adenylosuccinate synthase, translated as MPALVLLGAQWGDEGKGKATDLLGGSVDYVVRYQGGNNAGHTVVVGDQKYALHLLPSGILSPGCTPVIGNGVVVDPAVLLSELSGLNERGVDTSKLLISGNAHLITPYNVTLDKVSERFLGKRKIGTTGRGIGPTYADKINRVGIRVQDLYDESILVQKVEAALEQKNQLLAKVFNRRAIEAEGIVEEMLQYAEQIKPFVADTTLILNNAIDDGKVVLFEGGQGTLLDVDHGTYPFVTSSNPTAGGACTGAGVGPTKISRVIGILKAYTTRVGSGPFPTELLDADGEALRRIGGERGVTTGRDRRCGWFDAPIARYATRVNGLTDFFLTKLDVLTGWEQIPVCVAYEIDGKRVEELPYNQTDFHHAKPIYENLPGWSEDITKAKTFSDLPKNAQAYVKALEEMSGAPISAIGVGPGRTETIEINSFL; from the coding sequence GTGCCCGCACTTGTGCTGCTCGGTGCTCAGTGGGGTGACGAGGGCAAGGGGAAGGCCACCGATCTCCTCGGTGGATCCGTCGACTATGTGGTGCGATACCAGGGCGGCAACAACGCCGGTCACACGGTTGTCGTAGGCGACCAGAAGTACGCACTGCATCTCCTCCCCTCCGGAATTCTGTCACCGGGTTGTACCCCGGTGATCGGTAACGGTGTCGTGGTCGACCCGGCCGTGCTGCTCTCCGAACTGAGCGGTCTGAACGAGCGGGGCGTCGACACGTCCAAGCTTCTGATCAGCGGCAACGCTCATTTGATCACCCCGTACAACGTCACGCTCGACAAGGTGTCGGAACGCTTCCTCGGTAAGCGGAAGATCGGCACGACCGGCCGCGGAATCGGCCCGACGTATGCCGACAAGATCAACCGTGTCGGTATTCGCGTGCAGGACCTCTACGACGAGTCGATCCTCGTCCAGAAGGTCGAGGCGGCCCTGGAGCAGAAGAACCAGCTTCTGGCCAAGGTCTTCAACCGCCGCGCGATCGAGGCCGAGGGCATCGTCGAGGAGATGCTCCAGTACGCGGAGCAGATCAAGCCGTTCGTCGCCGACACGACGCTGATCCTCAACAACGCCATCGACGACGGCAAGGTCGTGCTCTTCGAGGGAGGCCAGGGCACCCTGCTCGACGTCGACCACGGCACCTACCCCTTCGTCACCTCGTCGAACCCGACCGCGGGCGGCGCCTGCACCGGTGCCGGCGTGGGACCGACGAAGATCAGCCGGGTCATCGGCATCCTGAAGGCGTACACCACGCGCGTCGGCTCCGGCCCGTTCCCGACGGAGCTGCTGGACGCGGACGGCGAGGCCCTGCGCCGCATCGGTGGCGAGCGCGGTGTCACCACCGGCCGTGACCGTCGCTGCGGCTGGTTCGACGCTCCGATCGCGCGGTACGCGACCCGGGTCAACGGCCTGACCGACTTCTTCCTCACCAAGCTCGACGTGCTCACCGGCTGGGAGCAGATCCCGGTCTGCGTGGCGTACGAGATCGACGGCAAGCGCGTCGAGGAGCTGCCCTACAACCAGACCGACTTCCACCACGCGAAGCCGATCTACGAGAACCTCCCGGGCTGGTCCGAGGACATCACCAAGGCGAAGACCTTCTCCGACCTGCCGAAGAACGCGCAGGCCTACGTGAAGGCGCTGGAGGAGATGTCGGGCGCTCCGATCTCCGCGATCGGCGTCGGCCCCGGCCGTACCGAGACGATCGAGATCAACTCTTTCCTGTAG
- a CDS encoding ABC transporter permease yields MTSATTTDTSGALPRPGDAGAERLARSGRFTGTGTLLRLALRRDRVLIPVWLLAISGSFASVAGSFASLYPTVADRAGLAASTNANGSLRALYGPVLGDSAGALVSWRMGGFGAAMAAVMSLIVVVRHTREEEETGRQEMLSAAPLGRRAPLTAALLAAAVADLALATLVVLLLTSAGCGGPGAYALGLAVAGTGLLFAATAAVAAQLTGTARAAKGLTAAAIGAAYVLKAAGDAASSGGSSVLTRLSPFGWVENTRAYAGERWWVLLAFAAGTAVLLALAFALAGRRDLGSGLFATRPGPARGRITTPYGLALRLQRGSLAGWTASFAVVGLVFGRLADGAADLVGGNEQTREIIARMGGAAGLTDAFLAAMAGMLGMVAALYTVSSALRPLAEETGGLAEPVLVAGATRTAWAGGHLLFAFGGAVAVMGAGGLGLAAGYGHRLPAVLGAALVQLPAIWLLGGVAVLLYGVAPRIAAAGSWGAAGLCLALGWIGPAVDLPQAALDVSPFTHLPKLPGDDLRGWALAALTAVTAALVTAGLAALRRRDLRG; encoded by the coding sequence ATGACCTCGGCGACGACCACGGACACCTCGGGTGCGCTCCCCCGTCCCGGCGACGCCGGCGCCGAACGCCTCGCCCGCTCCGGCCGGTTCACCGGCACCGGCACGCTGCTGCGGCTCGCGCTCCGCCGCGACCGGGTGCTGATCCCCGTGTGGCTGCTGGCGATCTCGGGTTCCTTCGCCTCCGTGGCCGGCTCCTTCGCCTCGCTCTACCCGACCGTCGCCGACCGCGCCGGCCTCGCCGCGTCGACGAACGCCAACGGCAGCCTCCGGGCGCTGTACGGGCCCGTCCTCGGCGACTCGGCGGGCGCGCTCGTCAGCTGGCGGATGGGGGGTTTCGGGGCGGCGATGGCCGCCGTGATGTCGCTGATCGTCGTCGTGCGCCACACCCGCGAGGAGGAGGAGACCGGCCGTCAGGAGATGCTTTCCGCCGCGCCGCTCGGCCGCCGCGCCCCGCTGACCGCAGCGCTCCTCGCCGCCGCGGTGGCCGATCTGGCACTCGCCACGCTCGTGGTGCTCCTCCTGACGTCCGCCGGGTGCGGCGGCCCCGGTGCGTACGCGCTGGGCCTCGCGGTCGCCGGTACGGGGCTGCTCTTCGCCGCCACCGCCGCCGTCGCCGCCCAGCTCACCGGGACCGCCCGCGCCGCCAAGGGGCTGACCGCGGCGGCGATCGGCGCCGCGTACGTCCTCAAGGCCGCCGGTGACGCGGCGAGCTCCGGCGGCTCCTCCGTCCTGACCCGGCTCTCCCCCTTCGGCTGGGTGGAGAACACCCGCGCGTACGCCGGCGAACGCTGGTGGGTGCTCCTCGCCTTCGCCGCCGGTACCGCCGTGCTCCTCGCCCTCGCCTTCGCACTGGCCGGCCGACGGGACCTGGGCAGCGGCCTGTTCGCGACCCGCCCGGGGCCCGCGCGCGGCCGGATCACCACCCCGTACGGACTGGCGCTGCGGCTCCAGCGCGGCTCACTGGCCGGATGGACGGCGTCCTTCGCCGTCGTCGGGCTCGTCTTCGGCCGGCTCGCGGACGGAGCCGCCGACCTCGTCGGCGGCAACGAGCAGACGCGCGAGATCATCGCGCGGATGGGCGGCGCGGCCGGGCTGACCGACGCGTTCCTCGCCGCGATGGCCGGGATGCTCGGCATGGTCGCGGCTCTGTACACCGTCTCCTCGGCGCTCCGGCCGCTCGCGGAGGAGACCGGCGGCCTGGCCGAACCCGTGCTCGTCGCGGGCGCCACCCGGACCGCCTGGGCCGGTGGACACCTGCTCTTCGCCTTCGGCGGCGCGGTCGCCGTGATGGGCGCTGGCGGCCTGGGCCTCGCCGCCGGCTACGGCCACCGCCTCCCGGCCGTGCTCGGCGCCGCCCTGGTCCAGCTCCCCGCGATCTGGCTGCTCGGCGGGGTGGCCGTGCTGCTGTACGGGGTGGCGCCCCGGATCGCCGCCGCCGGCTCGTGGGGCGCGGCCGGGCTCTGCCTGGCGCTCGGCTGGATCGGCCCGGCGGTGGACCTGCCGCAGGCGGCGCTCGACGTCTCGCCCTTCACCCACCTGCCGAAGCTCCCGGGGGACGACCTGCGGGGATGGGCCCTGGCCGCCCTCACGGCGGTGACGGCGGCCCTGGTGACGGCGGGCCTCGCCGCACTGCGGCGCCGGGACCTGCGGGGGTGA
- a CDS encoding diacylglycerol kinase: protein MSAAEPPGDDGHQLLVVIDPVARRTDGESVRIAKDVLNAGAHAKISLPETPEEFARALSRRGSRRPVVIGDDHALLRAVAQLHRDRELADSALALVPVGAPPALRLAYALGVPRGAVAAARTALDGTVHHLDLLVDDSDGVVLGGVDIPAPPPAPGQSTDGTSAPSHSGVTAVWDTCVSLVRTLVRPLPASATTGTPGYRLRVEADGVLLNDLDRPVEAVTVTSRNGGGLAEVVVRATGGETVTAEAKAVTVSGPDFRYRADIQLHGPVRRRTWTVLADAWGLMVPAAEAAA, encoded by the coding sequence GTGTCGGCTGCAGAGCCCCCCGGCGACGACGGCCACCAGCTGCTGGTGGTCATCGACCCGGTTGCCCGCCGGACCGACGGCGAGTCCGTCCGTATCGCGAAGGACGTGCTGAACGCCGGAGCGCACGCCAAGATCTCTCTTCCGGAGACCCCGGAGGAGTTCGCCCGCGCCCTGTCCCGGCGGGGCAGCAGGCGGCCGGTGGTCATCGGCGACGACCACGCCCTGCTCCGGGCGGTGGCCCAGTTGCACCGTGACCGGGAGCTGGCCGACAGCGCCCTGGCGCTGGTCCCCGTCGGCGCCCCGCCCGCCCTCCGCCTCGCCTACGCCCTCGGCGTGCCGCGCGGAGCGGTGGCGGCGGCGCGCACGGCACTGGACGGGACGGTGCACCACCTCGACCTGCTCGTCGACGACAGCGACGGTGTGGTCCTGGGCGGCGTGGACATCCCCGCGCCCCCGCCCGCCCCCGGTCAGAGCACGGACGGCACGAGCGCCCCCTCCCACTCGGGCGTCACGGCCGTCTGGGACACCTGTGTCTCGCTGGTCCGCACCCTGGTCCGCCCCCTCCCGGCGTCGGCCACCACCGGGACCCCCGGTTACCGCCTCCGGGTGGAGGCCGACGGCGTCCTCCTCAACGACCTGGACCGGCCGGTGGAGGCGGTCACCGTGACCTCGCGGAACGGCGGCGGCCTGGCGGAGGTGGTGGTACGCGCAACGGGCGGCGAGACCGTGACGGCGGAGGCCAAGGCGGTGACGGTCTCCGGCCCCGACTTCCGCTACCGGGCCGACATACAGCTCCACGGCCCGGTCCGGCGGCGCACATGGACGGTCCTGGCCGACGCCTGGGGGCTGATGGTCCCGGCGGCGGAGGCCGCGGCCTGA